CTGTCCGCCGCCCAGGCCAAGGCACTGCTGGCCACGGTCCGGCCCCGTGACGTCGTCGGCAAGACCCGGCGCCGGGTCGCCGCGGAACTGATCGGTGACCTCGAACGCGTCTACCGCCGCACGAAGGAAGCCGACAAGGAACTGAAAGAGCTCGTGGCTTCCACCGGGACCACGCTGATGGACCTGCACGGCATCGGACCCTCCGGCGCCGCCCGACTGCTGGTCGAGGTCGGCGAGGTCACCCGGTTCCCGAACCGGGCCCACTTCGCCTCCTGGAACGGCACCGCCCCCATCGACGCCTCCTCCGGCGAACAAGTCCGCCACCGGCTCTCCCGCGCCGGGAACCGGCAGATCAACCGAGTCCTGCACATCATGGCCACCGTCCAACTACGCAACCCCACCGAGGGCCGCGCCTACTTCGACCGGAAGAAGACCGCCGGGAAGACGTCGATGGAAGCGATGCGGGCGCTGAAACGACGCCTGTCCGACATCGTCTACCGGCAGATGATCGACGACGCCACGGCCGGCCAGGTGACGGGCCCGGGAGGACAACGAGGAACGACTACTGACTCCAGCGTGACCAGCTCACATCCCCATGCCGGCTCTTCGGAGAAGTCACTTCCCGGACCCGCCGCCACCCAGCTTAGAACCCCGCTCCCGACGATGGCTTGACACAGAGGGGAGCCATGTCAGTGCCCCTCGAGTCGGATTCCCCTCGGATCGTGGGATGGCGTGGGGGAGCAGATTGGGAGCACGGCTGTGCTCCAAACGGCACCATCGCGTACGGCAGGATGGCCAGCACCCGGCGGCGAGGTTCCGGCCGGCCGGGTTGGCCGAGCCCTGCGGGATGGGGCTGAAGCCCGTCCAGCCGCGGCGGCTGGGTCAGGATGCGGGCGGCGGTCGCGGACGGCGAGTCCCCTCGGAACGGGGTCCTCCCGGTGCCGGCGAAACCGATCACGCAGCCCCAGGCGAATACGTCGGCCGCGGCGGTCACCGGCGTTTCCGGCCCGTCGGAGAACCGCTCCGGCGCCATGTAGGCGACCGTGCCGACCATGACGTCGGTACGGGTGTGCTGGCTGGTGGCCTCGAACGGCCGCGCGATGCCAAAGTCGATCACCTTGGGGCTGCCCGGCGGCAGCAGTATGTTGTCCGGCTTCAGATCGCGGTGGATGATTCCCGCGCCGTGGATGCCGGCCAGTGCGGTGGCGACCCCCACCGCCAGCGAGTGCAGCGCGCCACCTCGTAGGGGGCCACGCTCGGCGACCACCTCGTCCAGGCTCGGGCCGTCGATGTATTCGACGACCAGGTACGGCGGATCGTGGTCGAGGTCGGCGTCGAGGAACTCCGCGGTGCAGAACGACGGCACCTGCCGGGCCCGTTCGACCTCGCTGCGGAACCGGCCGCTGAACTCGGGGTCGGTCGTGAGGGTCGGATGGATGAGCTTGATCGCGACGTAGCCGCCGTCGTCGCTGTCCGCGAGATACACCACGCCCATGCCACCCGATCCGAGCCGGCCGATGAGCAGGTAATCGCCCAGCCGTTCGGGATCGTTGTTGCGTAACGGAGTCACGCGGTACGCGGTGTCCATCAGTTGTCCCTCCTGGACGAGACCGTGTGGAGCACGACGTCGGCGCCCTTACCACCCGCTGCGGCGCACTGGCCAACCAGCCGTCAGAGATCCGCCAGACCAGGATTCGGCCGTCGGGCCAGATTTCGATCCGCAGCGGTACCGCTGGCGGGTCCTCCGGGGTCAGTCACACCTGCGCCCTGGGGACTATCCGCAGATGGGTCTTGAGTCCCGCTGGGATGACGTGTTGTCTGTGAACGTGGCCCGTGCGCGCCGCCCCGGTGGTGCGGACGGCGCGCACGGCGAGGGATCGAGGGTCAGAATTTGCCGGCCCTGATGTCGGCCACTGTCACGCGGGAGACCTGGAAGGTCTGCACGGTGGAGGTTTCCGCGTTCGGGTCGTTCACCACGGAGCTGATCGGTACCCCGTTCTGGGCGTTGATCGTCAGCACGTGTTGGGTGTCGTCGGTCCACACTCCCGCGGTGATGGTCAGGGTGGGCTGCCCGCCGGTTGTCGAATCCGCGACGGTGACGTCGGGGATGGTGGAGATCAGGCGAAGTACGCCCGCCCGTACCTTCGGGTCGCCTCCGCCTGCGGAGAGCACGTCGACGCTGTTGACCCAGAGGTGGTTGTTGGCGATGTTGTCCCGGTCCTTGTCGGTGAGCGGCGGCGGGTTTGGGAGCCCCTTCTGGCGAAGGATTTCCGTTCGTTTCTTCTCCTGCTCGGCGGCGGTGGGGGGCTTTCCGTCGTCGTACACGGAGTTGATCATTTGCTGTCGGGCTTTGGTGAGGTCACCGGTTGCCGCGTGCCGTGCCGCCGCCACCCCACGGGTATGGAAGCCGTTGCCGAGGTTCTCAGCACGAGCGACCACCTGTGGTAGTTCGCGCCTGGCCTCGGTGTAGTAGTAGTCGCCGCTGTCGGCGTACAGGTGGTACCGGGTACGAGATGGCACGGTGCCCCGACGGACATCGACCTTCTCGATGATCAGCGACGCGTCGCCCGGCAGTGAGGCGTTCTCTGCGGTGAGGCTGGTCGCCAGGGACACGAGCTTGATGTCGCCTGCCGGTGCCGCAGAGGCGGACCCGGCCTGATTGTTCGGGCCGGTCGGAGCCGGGGCCGTGCCGGATCCCGTGGCCATCGGCAGGGCCAGCGCGAGC
The nucleotide sequence above comes from Plantactinospora soyae. Encoded proteins:
- a CDS encoding IS110 family RNA-guided transposase, with product MDRASEDALKVTSDRVVIGMDPHKRSATIEVMAGDETIVGGGRFDTGRDGYAAMRQYTGQWPVRVWAIEGCQGIGRHIANRLLADGEQVVDVPPKLSARARVFATGQGRKTDATDAHSIALVGTRMAGLRPVVNDEQLALLRILVDRRRSLGEDHTRMVSQLHQLLLELIPGGAKKSLSAAQAKALLATVRPRDVVGKTRRRVAAELIGDLERVYRRTKEADKELKELVASTGTTLMDLHGIGPSGAARLLVEVGEVTRFPNRAHFASWNGTAPIDASSGEQVRHRLSRAGNRQINRVLHIMATVQLRNPTEGRAYFDRKKTAGKTSMEAMRALKRRLSDIVYRQMIDDATAGQVTGPGGQRGTTTDSSVTSSHPHAGSSEKSLPGPAATQLRTPLPTMA
- a CDS encoding serine/threonine-protein kinase produces the protein MDTAYRVTPLRNNDPERLGDYLLIGRLGSGGMGVVYLADSDDGGYVAIKLIHPTLTTDPEFSGRFRSEVERARQVPSFCTAEFLDADLDHDPPYLVVEYIDGPSLDEVVAERGPLRGGALHSLAVGVATALAGIHGAGIIHRDLKPDNILLPPGSPKVIDFGIARPFEATSQHTRTDVMVGTVAYMAPERFSDGPETPVTAAADVFAWGCVIGFAGTGRTPFRGDSPSATAARILTQPPRLDGLQPHPAGLGQPGRPEPRRRVLAILPYAMVPFGAQPCSQSAPPRHPTIRGESDSRGTDMAPLCVKPSSGAGF